A window of the Lactobacillus amylovorus DSM 20531 genome harbors these coding sequences:
- a CDS encoding heavy-metal-associated domain-containing protein: protein MQKVMMKLGGMTCPSCLTKIEKAVEDVDGTDQIKVLFNAGKLKFMMNADKADVDDVKTAIEKMGYEVKGVKAKELN, encoded by the coding sequence ATGCAAAAAGTAATGATGAAGTTAGGTGGGATGACTTGCCCATCTTGTTTAACCAAGATTGAAAAAGCTGTTGAAGATGTCGATGGTACAGATCAAATTAAGGTATTATTTAATGCCGGTAAGTTAAAGTTCATGATGAATGCTGATAAGGCTGATGTTGATGATGTTAAAACAGCAATCGAAAAGATGGGCTATGAAGTTAAGGGTGTAAAGGCAAAGGAGTTAAACTAA
- a CDS encoding Crp/Fnr family transcriptional regulator has product MAELCVHLVPLFNALPTNDQMQIEELVHHQNYQKSELVMDPTSSNNLVIVAHGGARLYTLDENGRENVTQILKTGDYAGENWLFGEANINTYVEATENSEICLLNRNEFLALMKKKPELSIQLLEQNIIKVRAMHRQIQLLSLPKVEDRLLSYLQTYAKQVNKNSFTLPLKMKDLALYLGTTPETLSRKFVLLEKQGTLKRKLRHIDLF; this is encoded by the coding sequence ATGGCAGAGTTGTGTGTACACTTAGTTCCATTATTTAATGCATTACCGACAAATGATCAAATGCAAATAGAAGAGCTAGTTCACCATCAGAATTATCAAAAAAGTGAATTAGTAATGGATCCTACATCAAGTAATAATTTAGTAATTGTTGCTCATGGTGGTGCTCGCCTTTATACTTTAGACGAAAATGGTCGCGAGAATGTTACCCAGATTTTAAAAACGGGTGATTATGCTGGTGAAAACTGGTTATTTGGTGAAGCAAATATCAATACTTATGTTGAAGCTACAGAAAATAGTGAGATTTGTTTGCTTAATCGAAATGAATTTTTAGCGCTAATGAAAAAGAAACCAGAATTAAGTATTCAACTCTTAGAGCAAAATATTATTAAAGTACGTGCTATGCATAGGCAAATTCAATTACTTAGTTTGCCTAAGGTGGAAGATAGACTATTGAGTTATTTGCAGACTTATGCAAAACAAGTGAATAAGAACTCATTTACTTTGCCACTAAAAATGAAAGATTTAGCCTTGTATTTAGGTACTACTCCCGAAACTTTATCGCGTAAATTCGTACTCTTAGAAAAGCAAGGAACCTTAAAACGAAAACTACGTCACATTGATTTATTCTAA